A genomic window from Lotus japonicus ecotype B-129 chromosome 1, LjGifu_v1.2 includes:
- the LOC130731961 gene encoding uncharacterized protein LOC130731961, translated as MNADFHRVLADFWQRGMWPKGGNASFIALVPKVLAKVIDDNQFSFLGGRNMLDNVVVLNKVLHAARKLKKPTLVFKVDYEMTYDLVSWTFLAYMMRRVLFSERWIKWIMSCLGSTSMSVLVYGSPCEELRMGKGLRQGDPLALFLFLIVAQGLNGFFSKAVNLDRFHGFTFGEDLGIDISMLQLSYDTIFVGDASIQNVQTLKCVLRCFELVSGLKVNFHKRNVAGVAVAGGCLRQFAAVLY; from the exons ATGAATGCAGATTTCCATAGAGTGCTTGCTGATTTCTGGCAACGGGGGATGTGGCCTAAGGGTGGCAATGCCTCATTCATTGCATTGGTCCCCAAG GTATTAGCCAAGGTGATTGATGATAATCAGTTTTCTTTCCTTGGTGGGCGTAATATGCTGGACAATGTGGTGGTGTTAAATAAGGTTCTTCATGCAGCTCGGAAGTTGAAAAAGCCAACCTTAGTCTTCAAGGTTGATTACGAGATGACATATGACTTGGTAAGTTGGACATTCCTAGCTTACATGATGAGGAGGGTGCTCTTTAGTGAAAGATGGATCAAATGGATTATGAGTTGTTTAGGTTCAACTTCAATGTCGGTATTGGTATATGGTAGTCCTTGTGAGGAGTTAAGAATGGGTAAGGGGTTGCGTCAAGGGGATCCACTTGCCCTGTTCCTATTTTTGATTGTTGCTCAAGGTCTGAATGGATTTTTCTCAAAGGCAGTTAATTTGGACAGATTTCATGGGTTTACTTTTGGTGAAGATTTGGGGATTGATATCTCTATGCTTCAGCTTTCATATGACACCATTTTTGTTGGTGATGCCTCTATCCAAAATGTACAAACTCTTAAGTGTGTGCTGAGATGTTTTGAGCTCGTGTCAGGGCTCAAAGTGAATTTCCATAAAAGGAATGTGGCGGGTGTGGCGGTAGCAGGGGGTTGTTTGAGACAATTCGCGGCTGTGCTTTATTGA